In the genome of Neofelis nebulosa isolate mNeoNeb1 chromosome 6, mNeoNeb1.pri, whole genome shotgun sequence, one region contains:
- the LOC131513446 gene encoding beta-defensin 110, which produces MKIHLFFFILLFWVTILPARKKYPQYGSLDLRRECRKGNGRCKLECQENEIRIAYCMRPATHCCLQK; this is translated from the exons ATGAAgattcatctctttttctttattctgctcTTTTGGGTCACAATTTTACCAG CCAGAAAGAAATATCCCCAGTATGGTAGCTTGGATTTGAGGAGAGAGTGCAGAAAGGGTAATGGCCGATGTAAACTTGAGTGCcaggaaaatgaaattaggaTTGCTTACTGCATGCGACCTGCAACCCATTGCTGCTTGCAGAAGTAA